The window TGTGCGCTCACACAGGCCGTCTGAAACCCGTCTTTGATCAAAGTGCGATTTCAGACGGCCTCAATCTTGCCCGTTTGTCAGAATACCCCAGCCTGCTGTGCGGCAAAGCTTTGCCATAACTGTTCCACCGCCGCCGGCAATTCGGTTTGGGCGCGGTAGAGGCGGATATCGAGCGGCAGCCACAAGCTCGGGTCGTCGCCGGCGGGGGCGATCCGGCCGTTTGCCACATCTTGCTGCGCCAAGCTTTGCGGCAGCCACGCCACACCTTCGCCGCCGTTGACCATCGCCAGCAGAGTGGCCGCCAAATCGGCGGTGAACACCCGCACCAAGTGCGGTTCCACCCGACGGAAAGCGGCGGAATCGGCGATGATGCGGCCGATGCCTGATTCGTTGCTGAACGAGAGATAGGGGATTTTTTCCGCCCCGCCGATACGCCATTGCGGGCGGCCGGCGGCGATTTTGCTGTAGGGAATCAGGCGCTCACGCCCCAAGCAAAGATGGGCAAAGCGGTTTTCCGTCAAGCGGCTGTGCATACCGGCGTGATAATGGCACAACAAAAATTGCGCTTCGCCTTGCAGCAGGCTGCGTTCGCAGGCGTGGTAGGTGTCGGACAGCAGCCGGAATGCGCCCGCCTGCGCCAGTTGGTGGTTGCGGCGCAGCAGCTCGGGGAAAAACGAAAACGAAAGCGCATGGGTGGCGGCAATCACCACCTGCGGCGGTTTGTTGTCGGCAATCGCCAGCGCTTCATCACGCAATTTGCCGACCGCCTGAATCACCTCGGGCGCATGGCGGCAAAAATAGTCGCCGGCGGGGGTGAGCGCCACATGGCGGCGGTTGCGCGCAAACAGCGGCGTGCCCACCCATGCTTCCAGCGCCTGAATGCGGCGGCTGAATGCCGATTGGGTGACATAACGCGCGGCGGCGGCTTGTGAAAAATGGCGTTTTTCGGCCAGCGCCAAACAATCTTGAAGCCAGGCCAGCTCTAGGTTATGAGAATTTTGCATCACAGCATTCCTTATCAACATTGGACGGATACGCCGCACCATCTTAATATTTGTGCAACCCGCAGTAAATATGCCGTCTGAAATTTGCTGTATTCAACCTCATAACGATGCAAATCTTGCATCACGCAACGCCATCATGGAGGCCGCTATGCGTATTGTCGACATTCTCGAAATCACCAAACCGATCGCATCCCCGATTCGGAATGCTTATATTGATTTTTCCCAAATGACCAGCAGCCTGGTGGCCGTGGTGACCGATGTGGTGATCGACGGGCGCCGTGTGGTCGGCTACGGTTTCAACTCCAACGGCCGCTACGGCCAAGGCGGGCTGATTCGCGACCGTTTCCGCAACCGCATTTTGCAGGCCGATCCCGACAGCCTGTTGAACGACCAAGGCGACAACCTCGATCCGCACCGCATTTGGGCGGCAATGATGACCAATGAAAAACCGGGCGGCCACGGCGAGCGCTCGGTGGCGGTCGGCACGCTCGATATGGCGGTGTGGGACGCCGTGGCAAAAATCGCACAAAAACCGCTCTTTCACCTGCTGGCGGAGCGTGAAGGCATTCAAGCCAACCCGCGCGTGTTTGTGTATGCCGCCGGCGGCTATTACTACCCCGGCAAAGACTTGAAAGCCTTGCAGCAAGAGATGCGCGGCTACCTCAACCGCGGCTACAACGTGGTCAAAATGAAAATCGGCGGCGCCTCATTAGAAGAAGACCGGCGCCGCATCGAAGCGGTGTTGCAGGAAATCGGCAGCGAAGCCCGTTTGGCAGTCGACGCCAACGGCCGCTTTGATTTGGAAACCGCCATTGCCTACGCCAAACTGCTGCGCGAATACCCGCTGTTTTGGTATGAAGAAGCCGGCGACCCGCTCGATTACGCGCTTCAGGCCACACTGGCGGAATTCTATCCCGGCACCATGGCCACCGGCGAAAACCTGTTTTCGCACCACGAAGCCCGCAACCTGCTGCGCTACGGCGGCATGCGCCCCGATCGGGACTACCTGCAATTCGACTGCGCCCTCTCCTACGGCTTGGTCGAATACCTGCGCACGCTCGAAGTGGTCAAACAAGCCGGCTGGTCGCCCTCACGCTGCATTCCGCACGGCGGCCACCAAATGTCGCTCAACCTCGCCGCCGGACTGGGCTTGGGCGGCAACGAAAGCTACCCCGACCTGTTCCAACCCTACGGCGGCTTCCCCGACAGCGTGCAAGTGGAAGACGGCCACATCGTGATGCCGGAGCTGCCGGGCATCGGTTTTGAAGGCAAAGCCGATTTGATCAAAGTCATGCGCGAATTGGCGGAATAAGCGCTGCCGTCGGCTGCCGTGATAAAAGGCCGTCTGAAACCCATCAAAGTGCGGTTTCAGACGGCCTGTTTGATTGCGCCGACACGTTAAAAATGCTTGTCGATATGTTTGGCAAAATCCGCTAAATCCTGTTTGATGGTCGGGTTTTTCACCACGTCGTAGCAGGCGAAGCTCGGCAGGGCGTGCATGGCGAAGAAGCGGTATACGCAGTGCACGGGGAACAGTAAATCGTCGAGGCTTTTGCCTTGAAACAGGTATTCCGCAGGGTTGCCGAATGCTTCGGCTGGGGCGTTGAAGGTGGCGCAGAGCATATAATGTTTGTCGTGCATCAGCCCGCCGGTGCCGTAGTTTTGCTTCGGTGCGGCGGCGGAGCGGCCGTCGGTGTCGCAAAACACACCGGCCATGCCGGCGGTGTACACCTCGTCGATGTATTTTTTGCACGACCACGGCACCATCATCCAATTGGAAGGAAATTGCAGCAACACGGCGTCTGCCCATTGGTGTTTGGCCACTTCCGCTTCAACATCGTAATCGGATACCTTGGCATACCGCACTTCATAACCTTTCGCCTGCAAGGTGGCGGCGGCGGTTTCAATCAGCGATTGTGTCAGCCGCCCCGGGGAAAACGAATAAGGCTGATGGCCGTTGATTATCAATATTTTTTTCATCTTTTATTACCCTTCAGACGGATGGGCAAACGACTGCCCGTCATTCCACGATACGGTGTATGCCAGCGGCAGGCGGCTGCTCAAACGCGGGGGTTTGGCGGCTTTGCCGATGGCGAGAAACATCACCGGCACATAGCGGTTGCGATCGAGGCCGAGCGCGTCAAGCACTTGTCGGCGCTCGAATCCGCCGATGGCGTTGCTGTCGTAACCGAACGCTTTTGCCACCAGCATCAGCTGCATCACCGCCAGATTGACATCCATAATGCCCTGCTCGCGAATACCTTGTTCGCCCAAATGCCGCTGCCAGCGCTGCATAAAGGCGAGGTTGTTTTGTTTGACCGCCTCCGGCATATAGCCCGCCGCTACGTTTTGGCGCTGAATGGTTTCGCCATAGTCAAAATGCTGCATGTCGCTGAGCGCCAAGATCATCGCCGAGGCGGTGTCGAGCTGGTGTTGGTTGAACATCAGCAGCCCGTTTAATTTAGCTTTGGCGGCTTCGCTTTCCACCACCACAAAACGCCACGGTTGCAGGTTGATGCTGGAAGGCGCAAGCATCGCCAGCCGCAACATCTCCTCCATGTCGGCACGGGGGATTTTCACATCGGGGTCAAAGCCTTTCACCGAATGGCGTGCCTGAATCACATCAAGCAAACGGGTTGCCATTTGATTTTGCTGCTGCAACATTACAAATTCTCCCCAAAAAACACCGTCAGTTTGTCCACCGCCTGATTGACATCATCCAAGTTGTCGTACATCGACATATGGTTCGCCCCTTTAATCAAAAACAGCTCTTTTTCAGTCGAACCCGCCTGCTCGAACACTTGGCGGCTCTGCCACAGGGAGCCGGATTGGTCGCCCGAAATCACCAGCAGCGGCTGAGTGAGCAGTTTGTCTGCCGAATTAAGCGCATCAAAGGTGATCAGATTGCCCAAGCTGCTCATCGTCATTTGGTTTTGTGCGGTCGGATATCGGCCGCGCGGGGTCAGATAATATTCGTAAGCCGCTGCCAAATCCGGCGGTGTGTCGGCGTTGACCGGCTCCAGATACGGAATGGTTTTCACCGCCGCTCCTTGCGCTTCCAGATTGCGCTGCGCCGCCACCGCACTTAACAACTCGGCTTGTGCAGCGGCGCTCATCGGCGTGCCGTCCCAAGCGGTGTTGTAGCGCACAAAGGCACTGACCGTGGCTAAGGCTTTGATGCGTTTGTCGTTAATCGCCGCATTGGCTGAAAACCCGCCGCTGGCGCAAATACCCAATACGCCGATACGCTCGGCATCGACAAACGGCAGCGTGGCCAGATAATCCAGCGTGGCGCTGAAATCGCCCACCCGTTTATACGGGTCGTTCAGATGGCGCGGCAGACCGCCGCTTTCGCCTTGGTGCGAGGCGTCAAACGCAATCGCCACATAGCCTTTTTGCGCCAACAGTTTGGCATACAGCCCCGAGGCCTGCTCTTTCACGCCGCCGCCCGGATGGCCGACAATCACCGCCGGATAGCGTTTGCTGCGGTCGAAGTGGTCGGGGTAATAAATATTCGCCGCCATTCGTATGTCGCCGTTCAAATAATGCACTTTCTGCCTATTTTCTGCCAACGAGAGGCGGTGCGCCCGTGAATACACCTGCTCGGCTTCGCTTTGTGCCTGTGCCGCGGGCAGCTTGGCGACATCATCGCCGGCCAGCGCCGGCACACTGAACGCGGCCAGCGCGGTGAGGGTGAAAAGTGCGGTTTGGGTGAATGCTTTGTTCATCCTTATGGCTCCTGAGTGGATTAATATTCGCCGCTATTGTATAAACCGCCCATTTGCTTGACTAGATAGGCAAATCTGCATACATTGGTGAAAACAAATCACCAATAAGCCGAACACCATGCCCGAAAACCTCAACGACTTGCGCACCTTTTTATCGGTCGCCGAAACCGCCAGTTTCACCAAAACCGCCGCCCGACTGGGCGTGTCGCGCTCCGCCGTCAGCCACAGCATCCGCCAGCTCGAAAGCCGCATGGGGATCAAACTGTTTCACCGCACCACCCGCAGCATCGCCACCACCGAAGCCGGCGAAACGCTGTATCAACAATTGCAGCCGCTGTTTGACGACATCGACCACAAAATCAGCGCAACCCTGTCGGCACAAAAACAACTGCGCGGCAGCCTGCGCATCAACGGCATAGAGCACGCCGTGTCGTTTGTGTTGTGGGAAAAATTGCAGCAATTCGTGCGCCGTTTTCCCGATATTGCGCTCGAAATCGCCACCGAAATCCGCTTTGTCGACATCGTCGCCGAACGCTTCGACGCCGGCATCCGCATGGGCGACAACGTCGCCAAAGACATGATTGCCGTGCGGGTGTCGCCCGATATCGACATGTGCGTCGCCGCCAGCCCCGACTATTTAAACCGCCACGGCACGCCGCATACCCCGCAAGATCTAACCGCCCACCAATGCATCAAACTGCGCCTGCCCACCCACGGCGGCATTTTGGATTGGGAATTCAGCGAACCGACCAGCCGCGCGCTTATCACCATCAGCCCGCAAGGCCGCTTCACCGCCAACACCCCCGCGCTGATGGAACAAGCCGCACTCGCCGGCTGGGGGCTGGTGTGGGCGCCGCGCTTCTCCGTGCGCCGCCAACTCGCCGCCGGCGAACTGCACAGCGTACTCGACGACTGGGCCGCCACCCTGCCCGGCTACTACCTCTACTACCCCAACCGCCGCACCCACTCCCCACTGCTCAACGCACTGGTCGACGTATTGCGCGAATAATGCCGATAAAAAACAGGCCGTCTGAAACAGCACTTCACAGCGAAATGCTTTTCAGACGGCCTGATAATTGATACGGGATTGAAATGATGATTAAAAAGACAGCATTTATTCAAAATTAAAAATATACTTTAAAAAATCAAGTTTTACTTGAAACGCTGATCATCATTAAAAAAAACAACTCAAAGGCACGCCAAATGCCGATAAAAACAGGCCGTCTGAAACCGCACTGCACAGTGAAATACTTTTCAGACGGCCTGATAATTGATACGGGATTGAAATGATGATTAAAAAGACCGTATTTATTCAAAATTAAAAATATGCTTTAAAAAATGAAGTTTTACTTGAAACGCTGATCATCATTAAAAAAAACAACTCAAAGGCACGCCAAATGCCGATAAAAACAGGCCGTCTGCAACCGCATTTTAAATACTTTTCAGACGGCCTAAATCATGATAATTAAATAATAATCCCGCTGCCTCCGTATTTATACAGCTTTCAGTTTAGCGCTAAAAAACATACCGAAAACCCGGGCGGTTGCGCTTCTCGAAACCATTTTATGAGCTCATAACAGACGCACCACAAACCCAAGTGCCATCAATATTCCGGTTTTTCCACCACTTCGCCGCGCAGGGCGGCTTGGATGGCTTGTTGGGTTTTGCGGTCTTCGGCTTTGGCGATTTGCAGCATTTCTTTGTTTTGGAAACGGGCGATGTTGGGGGCGTAGGCCTTCGACATTTCCGATACGCTTTGGCGGTCGAAGTGGAAATACACATCGCTGACTTCTTCCGCTTTGCCGGCCGGCATGCCCAAGGCTTCGAGTGCGCGGCGGCCGGTGCGCACCGCTGAATCAAAGGTTTCGCGAATGATTTCATCCGCCCCCGCCTGATAAACTTGGAAGGTGTGCAGGCGGTCGTAGCTGCGGGCGATGATGTGGATATCGGGGTTGGTTTGTTTGGCAAACTCGATAATTTGCAGGGTTTGCGGCTGGTTGTCGATGGCCACCACCAGCAGGCGCGCTTTTTCCAGCCCGGCGGCCAGCAGCAGCTCGGGGCGTGAGGCGTCGCCGAAATAGGTTTTGTTGCGGTATTGGTTCATGCCGGCCACGGTGGTCGGGTCGCGGTCGATGATGGTCAGCTCGTGGCCGCTCATGCGCAATACGTCGGACACTATTTGGCCGAAACGCCCCATGCCGATGATGATGACCGGGTTTTGTTCGTCGATTTCATCGTCTTGCAGGCCGTCTGAAACGGTTTGCAGGCGCGGTTCCAGCCATTTGCCGTAAGCAATCAGGCACAGCGGCGTGAGCACCATCGACAGCACCACCACGGCGGTCATATTGGCATGCACCACTGCATCAATCACCCCTTGCGAAGCGGCGGCGGCAAACAGCACAAAGGCAAATTCGCCGCCCTGCGCCATCAATACGGCACGTTCGGCCGCTTGCCGGCGGCTGCTTTTCGCCAGCCGCGCCACGCCGTAAATCACCGCTGCCTTGGCCGCCATCAGCGCCAACACGCCCGACACAATCAGCACCCAGTTTTGCGCCACTACCTGCAAATCAAGCGACATGCCGACGCCGAGGAAAAACAGCCCCAGCAGCAGGCCGCGAAACGGCTCAATATCGGCCTCCAGCTGGTGGCGGAACGCTGATTCCGACAGCAACACTCCGGCGATAAATGCGCCCATCGCCATCGACAGCCCGCTCTCTTCCATCAGCAAAGCCGCGCCCAACACCACCAACAGCGCCGCCGCCGTCATCACCTCGCGCGCTTTTGATTTTGCCAACAGCTGAAACAGCGGATTAAGCAGCCAGCGCCCTGCCGCCACCAGCACCGCCACCGCCGAGAGCGCAATGCCGATGCTCTGCCACAGCGGTTTCGCCGCCGCCTCTACCGCACTTGGCGGCGCCAAAAACGCCACCACCGCCAGCAGCGGCACAATCAGCAAGTCTTCAAACAGCAAAATCGACACAATCTGCTGGCCGCTTTTGCTGGAAAGCTCGTTGCGTTCGCCCAACACCTGCATCACAATCGCGGTGGAGGTGAGCACAAAACCCGACGCGCTCACAAACGACACCTGCCAGCTGAAGCCGAACAATATGCCCACCAGCGTTAACGCCGCCGCAGCCAGCACCACCTGCATACTGCCCAAGCCGAAAATCTGGCGGCGCAAGGTCCACAAATGCGACGGTTTCATTTCCAAGCCGATGATAAACAAAAACATCACCACCCCCAGCTCCGCCACATGAATAATCGCCTGCGGGTCGTTAAACAGCCCCAGCCCGAACGGGCCGATCGCCAGCCCCGCCGCCAGATAACCGAGCACCGAGCCCAAGCCGATGCGTTTGAACAGCGGCACCGCCACCACCGCCGCGCCGAGCAGAATCACCGTACTGACCAGTTGTGTTGCATTTTCCGCTGCCATGGCATACTCCGAATCAAAATCATTGAGGCCGCCTGAAACCGCACTTGGTGTCAAAAGCGGTTTTCAGACGGCATGAATAAAAAGTTATCATATTACTGCATGATGATACCCGATTGACGGCGTGCTATGCAGCTGTTTTTTAGATGCCGTTTGCAGGTTGGGGGGATTTGAGGCCGTCTGAACAGTATTGCACGGTGAAGTGCGGTTTCAGACGGCCTCAATAAAAATATAGAAAGAGAAAGATATAGAAAAATGCAGCGGCTCAAACCGCCGGTGTGCCGGTTAGATTTGCCGCACCCAGATGGCCAAGGCATCTTGCAATTCCTGCAAACGGATAAAGCGCGCCGCCCGCCACACTTCTTTGCCGTCGGCAAACAGCATCACCAGCGGCACGGTGAGCGCATGAAAGCGCCCCGCCATTTCCGGCATTTCGGCAATATCCGCAGTCGCAGCCGCCACTTGCGGCCAATCTTGCAGCAAGCGCGCCACTTTCGGCTGCACCGCATGGCACACGCCGCAATGCGGTGCTTTGATATACAGCAATGCCAGCCGGTGGTCGGCAAGGTGGCGCTCGATGTCTGCCGGTGTGGATAAGGGCTTCATGCGCATATGCCCACCCGCCCCGCCCGCAAAGGCCGCTTACGCCGTATCGTCATCTTATCCGCCTTATTTTGAATATCATCCGCTACCGATTCTAATCAAAGCAGGGCGTCCTGACAATTCAAATATCATCATCTTTTTTTGCGCTAAAAACACATCTGCTGCGTGAAAAATACTTGCAAGATGTTGCCGGAATAAACAGATGCCGTCTGAAAATTTCAGACGGCATGAGGCAATCATCATTCATGTTACAATGTCCTCTCTTTGAAACGCTCAAGAAAGGATATTCCGCCCTATGCGCGAACAATTGCTCCAATGGCTGATCCGCCAAGGCTACCCGCACAGCGATTTTATTGTGAACTTGGTGATGATTGCGCTGATTATCCTCACCACTTTATTGCTGCATGCCGCGATTCATTACGGCATTTTCCGTTTTATCGGCAAAAAGCTGGCCGAATCGAAGCTGATATTTTTCAATGTGTTGGCCGAACAGCGGCTGTTTACCCACTTGGCGCTGACCATTCAGGGCGTGTTGCTGGCGGTGCAGTTGCGCATTTGGCTGCCGGCGAGCGAATGGCGCGAAGGGCTGATTACCCTTACCCAGATTTGGTGTCTGATATTCGGCCTGCTGGCTGTTTTTGCGCTGCTCGACACCTTGCAGACTTATTTGTTCCGCCGCAATCTGGGCCAACATTTCCCCGTGCGCGGGCTGGTGCAGACCGTCAAGCTGATTGCCTCTATCGGCATCGCCATTTTATTGGTGTCGCTGCTGCTCGGCCAATCGCCCCTGATTCTGCTCAGCGGCTTGGGCGCGATGACGGCGGTGTTGATGCTGGTGTTTAAAGATCCGATTTTGGGGCTGGTGGCCGGCATCCAGCTTTCCGCCAACCGCATGCTCAATATCGGCGACTGGCTCGAAATGCCCAAATACGGCGCCGACGGCAGCGTCACCGATATCGGCCTGACCACCGTTAAAGTGCAAAACTGGGACAACACCGTCACCACTCTGCCCACTTATGCGCTGATTTCCGATTCGTTTAAAAACTGGCGTGCCATGAGCGAATCAGGCGGCCGCCGCATCAAACGCGCCGTGTATCTCGACAGCAACAGCGTGCATTTTTTAAACGGGCAGGAAATCGCCCACTTACGCCAAAGCCGCCTGCTCACCGATTACCTCGACAGCCGCCAGCAATCGATACGTGAGTTTAACGAAAGCCACCAAATCGACAACCAGAGCTACCTCAACGGCCGCCACCTGACCAACCTCGGCACCTTCCGCGCCTATTTGCAGCAATACTTGGAACACAGCCGTCATATCCGCAAAGACATGACGCTGATGGTGCGCCAGCTCGATGCCGGCGACAAAGGCATTCCGCTGGAAATCTACTGCTTCACCAACACCGTGGTGTGGGCCGAATACGAAGGCATACAGGCCGATATTTTCGACCACATCTTTGCCGTGGCCGGCGAATTTGGCCTGCGCATCTACCAAGCGCCGAGCGGCTATGATATGCAGGTGATGGGTTCGGGCAAGGATTAATTTTATTTCCCGCTAGGGTGTCATGACCATTCAGAATTATTCAGATTTTTTGTGATGAAAGTACAGATGCCAGGCAAAAAACGTAGCAGATGTGCTTTGAACGCAAAAAGATGATGATATATGACACATCAGGACACCCTAAGCCGCATCACAAACAACAGGCCGTCTGAAACCTTATCGCGTTTCAGACGGCCTGTTGTTGATAAGCCATAGTAAAATAAAAGAAAACCTGATACACACTCACAAAAATAACCTGACGGCTGCCCCGCCTTGTCAGCTTACTTTTGCAAATGCGCATGACAAAAAGATAATAAACTTCAAATCGTGCGCAGGGCGTGTGGCGCAGCCGCGCATGCGGTTTAAGCGGCTATGCCGTTTTTTTACCCTTTACAATCTGCATGATTTCCAACAGATGCGGGCGCAATTGGGCAAACAAAGGGTGGTTTTTATTTTCCAACATCACTTCGCTCATCAACTTCAAACCCAGCGTAAAGCGCTGCGCCATTTCCGGTGTCATATCTTCACGCCGGCCCATCATCTCCAGAATCGAAAAAATATTGTCGTGGTTCGGCGCATCAAACACCAGCGGCGCCTGCTCGACGGCATGACCGTCGGCATCGGCAAGATATTCAAGGGTAACGCGGTATTGGTGTTGTTTCATACGGCATGCTCTTTCAAGTATCATCTCAGGCAGATATCATATACTTTGTGA of the Uruburuella testudinis genome contains:
- a CDS encoding monovalent cation:proton antiporter-2 (CPA2) family protein; the encoded protein is MAAENATQLVSTVILLGAAVVAVPLFKRIGLGSVLGYLAAGLAIGPFGLGLFNDPQAIIHVAELGVVMFLFIIGLEMKPSHLWTLRRQIFGLGSMQVVLAAAALTLVGILFGFSWQVSFVSASGFVLTSTAIVMQVLGERNELSSKSGQQIVSILLFEDLLIVPLLAVVAFLAPPSAVEAAAKPLWQSIGIALSAVAVLVAAGRWLLNPLFQLLAKSKAREVMTAAALLVVLGAALLMEESGLSMAMGAFIAGVLLSESAFRHQLEADIEPFRGLLLGLFFLGVGMSLDLQVVAQNWVLIVSGVLALMAAKAAVIYGVARLAKSSRRQAAERAVLMAQGGEFAFVLFAAAASQGVIDAVVHANMTAVVVLSMVLTPLCLIAYGKWLEPRLQTVSDGLQDDEIDEQNPVIIIGMGRFGQIVSDVLRMSGHELTIIDRDPTTVAGMNQYRNKTYFGDASRPELLLAAGLEKARLLVVAIDNQPQTLQIIEFAKQTNPDIHIIARSYDRLHTFQVYQAGADEIIRETFDSAVRTGRRALEALGMPAGKAEEVSDVYFHFDRQSVSEMSKAYAPNIARFQNKEMLQIAKAEDRKTQQAIQAALRGEVVEKPEY
- a CDS encoding mechanosensitive ion channel family protein → MREQLLQWLIRQGYPHSDFIVNLVMIALIILTTLLLHAAIHYGIFRFIGKKLAESKLIFFNVLAEQRLFTHLALTIQGVLLAVQLRIWLPASEWREGLITLTQIWCLIFGLLAVFALLDTLQTYLFRRNLGQHFPVRGLVQTVKLIASIGIAILLVSLLLGQSPLILLSGLGAMTAVLMLVFKDPILGLVAGIQLSANRMLNIGDWLEMPKYGADGSVTDIGLTTVKVQNWDNTVTTLPTYALISDSFKNWRAMSESGGRRIKRAVYLDSNSVHFLNGQEIAHLRQSRLLTDYLDSRQQSIREFNESHQIDNQSYLNGRHLTNLGTFRAYLQQYLEHSRHIRKDMTLMVRQLDAGDKGIPLEIYCFTNTVVWAEYEGIQADIFDHIFAVAGEFGLRIYQAPSGYDMQVMGSGKD
- a CDS encoding alpha/beta hydrolase; protein product: MNKAFTQTALFTLTALAAFSVPALAGDDVAKLPAAQAQSEAEQVYSRAHRLSLAENRQKVHYLNGDIRMAANIYYPDHFDRSKRYPAVIVGHPGGGVKEQASGLYAKLLAQKGYVAIAFDASHQGESGGLPRHLNDPYKRVGDFSATLDYLATLPFVDAERIGVLGICASGGFSANAAINDKRIKALATVSAFVRYNTAWDGTPMSAAAQAELLSAVAAQRNLEAQGAAVKTIPYLEPVNADTPPDLAAAYEYYLTPRGRYPTAQNQMTMSSLGNLITFDALNSADKLLTQPLLVISGDQSGSLWQSRQVFEQAGSTEKELFLIKGANHMSMYDNLDDVNQAVDKLTVFFGENL
- a CDS encoding LysR family transcriptional regulator produces the protein MPENLNDLRTFLSVAETASFTKTAARLGVSRSAVSHSIRQLESRMGIKLFHRTTRSIATTEAGETLYQQLQPLFDDIDHKISATLSAQKQLRGSLRINGIEHAVSFVLWEKLQQFVRRFPDIALEIATEIRFVDIVAERFDAGIRMGDNVAKDMIAVRVSPDIDMCVAASPDYLNRHGTPHTPQDLTAHQCIKLRLPTHGGILDWEFSEPTSRALITISPQGRFTANTPALMEQAALAGWGLVWAPRFSVRRQLAAGELHSVLDDWAATLPGYYLYYPNRRTHSPLLNALVDVLRE
- a CDS encoding DUF3861 domain-containing protein, with product MKQHQYRVTLEYLADADGHAVEQAPLVFDAPNHDNIFSILEMMGRREDMTPEMAQRFTLGLKLMSEVMLENKNHPLFAQLRPHLLEIMQIVKGKKTA
- a CDS encoding NAD(P)H-dependent oxidoreductase, encoding MKKILIINGHQPYSFSPGRLTQSLIETAAATLQAKGYEVRYAKVSDYDVEAEVAKHQWADAVLLQFPSNWMMVPWSCKKYIDEVYTAGMAGVFCDTDGRSAAAPKQNYGTGGLMHDKHYMLCATFNAPAEAFGNPAEYLFQGKSLDDLLFPVHCVYRFFAMHALPSFACYDVVKNPTIKQDLADFAKHIDKHF
- a CDS encoding mandelate racemase/muconate lactonizing enzyme family protein, which gives rise to MEAAMRIVDILEITKPIASPIRNAYIDFSQMTSSLVAVVTDVVIDGRRVVGYGFNSNGRYGQGGLIRDRFRNRILQADPDSLLNDQGDNLDPHRIWAAMMTNEKPGGHGERSVAVGTLDMAVWDAVAKIAQKPLFHLLAEREGIQANPRVFVYAAGGYYYPGKDLKALQQEMRGYLNRGYNVVKMKIGGASLEEDRRRIEAVLQEIGSEARLAVDANGRFDLETAIAYAKLLREYPLFWYEEAGDPLDYALQATLAEFYPGTMATGENLFSHHEARNLLRYGGMRPDRDYLQFDCALSYGLVEYLRTLEVVKQAGWSPSRCIPHGGHQMSLNLAAGLGLGGNESYPDLFQPYGGFPDSVQVEDGHIVMPELPGIGFEGKADLIKVMRELAE
- a CDS encoding nitroreductase family protein, whose protein sequence is MATRLLDVIQARHSVKGFDPDVKIPRADMEEMLRLAMLAPSSINLQPWRFVVVESEAAKAKLNGLLMFNQHQLDTASAMILALSDMQHFDYGETIQRQNVAAGYMPEAVKQNNLAFMQRWQRHLGEQGIREQGIMDVNLAVMQLMLVAKAFGYDSNAIGGFERRQVLDALGLDRNRYVPVMFLAIGKAAKPPRLSSRLPLAYTVSWNDGQSFAHPSEG
- a CDS encoding LysR family transcriptional regulator; this encodes MQNSHNLELAWLQDCLALAEKRHFSQAAAARYVTQSAFSRRIQALEAWVGTPLFARNRRHVALTPAGDYFCRHAPEVIQAVGKLRDEALAIADNKPPQVVIAATHALSFSFFPELLRRNHQLAQAGAFRLLSDTYHACERSLLQGEAQFLLCHYHAGMHSRLTENRFAHLCLGRERLIPYSKIAAGRPQWRIGGAEKIPYLSFSNESGIGRIIADSAAFRRVEPHLVRVFTADLAATLLAMVNGGEGVAWLPQSLAQQDVANGRIAPAGDDPSLWLPLDIRLYRAQTELPAAVEQLWQSFAAQQAGVF
- a CDS encoding thioredoxin family protein, with amino-acid sequence MKPLSTPADIERHLADHRLALLYIKAPHCGVCHAVQPKVARLLQDWPQVAAATADIAEMPEMAGRFHALTVPLVMLFADGKEVWRAARFIRLQELQDALAIWVRQI